DNA from Balaenoptera musculus isolate JJ_BM4_2016_0621 chromosome 4, mBalMus1.pri.v3, whole genome shotgun sequence:
CTAGGGTAATATATGATGACTAGCACAGATGTACATTTGTAGTAGGAATCTAGGAAAATTTTGTAACAGTAGTCTGCACAGACTAAGCAGGACTTGGTATTGTGTTTGGGGGTAGATGATAACACTTAGTAAATACCTGTTCTGTCCAGGACCCTAACTGGCTATAAAATACATTACTCTTAGGATTCACAGTATTTGAAGATTCATTTTGGTGCCCttatttattatgaataattagtgtcatcccccccccccgccctcaaGGTGCTTTAAGACCTTGGTGCCTTTCCAATCTGAGACTACCACACTAAGACAAGAAAGGGCAGTGTCATGGTGGGCAGTTCTTAGTTGCCAGAGAAGTTAAGCCACTTAGTTAGGAGGTCGATGAATTTTTGTTCTTAGTTCAAAATGATAACTATTCTCCCTGACTTTAAGTATCAGATGTGATAGTATGGATCACTCTTTCCTGTGGAACtaaagtacatatattttaaaagtttttttttttctttttataatgtctTGTTGCGCCGTTTTGCTAGACTGAAAGTTTCCTCATCGCTTGGTGAGCCCCTCCTCTAATTCAatctttgtcttttgtctttgCTGCCTTGCAGGGTTGGTACAGTAGGCTTCACTAGACTTAGCTGCAACTCAGAATTTCTCCTCCAGCACCTGAGTAAATGCTGATGGTCTTGTGGAGAGTGGATTAAGAGTACGAGCTAAGTTCTCAATCCCAATTAAGAAGCGGAGGAAAATTTAAACTGTCTCCTTCAAAGTTTATCACAACCGCCACCATCAAGACAGCAAACCAAAGGACAAAGACTTTGACCTGCTGTGTTGCTCTGTGTAGTCCAGTTCACGTATGGTTTACAGACTTGGCTGGGGTTACTAATGAGTAAATAAAAAGTTGGACACTTCTGTCACTGGACACTTTTATTCACAAAGTTACCAAAATGAGGGCTGTACTGGAGACAGCAGACATTGCCATAGTGGCCCTGTATTTTATCCTGGTCATGTGCATTGGTTTTTTTGCCATGTGGAAATCTAATAGAAGCACTGTCAGTGGATACTTCCTGGCGGGGCGCTCTATGACCTGGGTAGCAATTGGTGCCTCTCTGTTTGTGAGCAATATTGGGAGTGAGCACTTCATTGGGCTGGCAGGATCTGGAGCTGCAAGTGGATTTGCAGTGGGCGCATGGGAATTCAATGCCTTACTGCTTTTGCAACTTCTGGGATGGGTTTTCATCCCGATTTACATCCGGTCAGGGGTATACACCATGCCTGAATACTTGTCCAAGCGATTTGGTGGCCATAGGATTCAGGTCTATTTCGCAGCGTTGTCTCTGATTCTCTATATCTTCACCAAGCTCTCAGTGGATCTGTATTCGGGTGCCCTCTTTATCCAGGAGTCTTTGGGTTGGAACCTTTATGTGTCTGTCATCCTACTCATTGGCATGACTGCTTTGCTGACTGTCACCGGAGGCCTTGTTGCGGTGATCTACACAGACACTCTGCAGGCTCTGCTCATGATCGTTGGGGCACTCACACTTATGATTATTAGCATGATGGAGATTGGCGGGTTTGAGGAAGTTAAGAGAAGGTACATGTTGGCCTCACCCAATGTCACTTCCATCTTGTTGACATACAACCTTTCCAACACAAATTCTTGTAATGTCCACCCTAAGAAAGATGCACTGAAAATGTTGCGGAATCCAACAGATGAAGACGTTCCTTGGCCTGGATTCATTCTTGGGCAGACCCCAGCTTCGGTGTGGTACTGGTGTGCTGACCAAGTCATCGTGCAGAGGGTCCTAGCGGCTAAAAACATTGCTCATGCCAAAGGCTCTACTCTGATGGCTGGCTTCTTGAAGCTTCTGCCAATGTTTATCATAGTTGTCCCAGGAATGATTTCCAGGATACTGTTTGCTGATGATATAGCTTGCATCAACCCAGAGCACTGCATGCAAGTGTGTGGAAGCAGAGCTGGGTGCTCTAACATTGCTTACCCACGCCTGGTGATGAAGCTGGTTCCTGTGGGCCTCCGGGGCTTAATGATGGCAGTGATGATTGCAGCTCTGATGAGTGACTTGGACTCTATCTT
Protein-coding regions in this window:
- the SLC5A3 gene encoding sodium/myo-inositol cotransporter → MRAVLETADIAIVALYFILVMCIGFFAMWKSNRSTVSGYFLAGRSMTWVAIGASLFVSNIGSEHFIGLAGSGAASGFAVGAWEFNALLLLQLLGWVFIPIYIRSGVYTMPEYLSKRFGGHRIQVYFAALSLILYIFTKLSVDLYSGALFIQESLGWNLYVSVILLIGMTALLTVTGGLVAVIYTDTLQALLMIVGALTLMIISMMEIGGFEEVKRRYMLASPNVTSILLTYNLSNTNSCNVHPKKDALKMLRNPTDEDVPWPGFILGQTPASVWYWCADQVIVQRVLAAKNIAHAKGSTLMAGFLKLLPMFIIVVPGMISRILFADDIACINPEHCMQVCGSRAGCSNIAYPRLVMKLVPVGLRGLMMAVMIAALMSDLDSIFNSASTIFTLDVYKLIRKSASSRELMIVGRIFVAFMVVISIAWVPIIVEMQGGQMYLYIQEVADYLTPPVAALFLLAIFWKRCNEQGAFYGGMAGFVLGAVRLTLAFAYRAPECDQPDDRPGFIKDIHYMYVATALFWVTGLITVIVSLLTPPPTKEQIRTTTFWSKKSLVVKESCSPKEEPYKMQEKSILRCSENSEAVNHVIPNGKSEDSIKGLQPEDVNLLVTCREEGNPVASLGHSEAETPVDAYSNGQAALMGEKERKKETEDGGRYWKFIDWFCGFKSKSLSKRSLRDLMEEEAVCLQMLEETPQVKLILNIGLFAVCSLGIFMFVYFSL